TAAGTTGAAAGTGCTTGTTTTTCTTCAAACAAGACAAAGCTCTAATATATCTTAGCATCTTGAATGTGGCTTTGGCTGACCTCCAGCTTTGGGCTTTTGTATTGCTTGTTTCTTAGTTTTAGCTCTTGGACTTGgaaattgtgataatcaagccgtGACCCAATTTTTGTTTAAATCCTTTGATGCTTTCCTCATATTAATCTATATTCTATTTGTGGTGATATTCCTTATGTTTGGAGGCCTTTGAGCTTTGACTACATTTAAGTGAaaattctgaagaaaaaaaaaaagaaatggccTGGAGAGTTTAAGTTTAAACTAGTCTCTAGACCTTGTTGCCACATGGGGTTTTTGTTTGTGGTTGGCTATAATGGCTCCACCTCAGTCATTCTCTGTCATGTAAGCTTCTCTTGTTTTCCTCACTTCCTTTTTATGTCTATTCTTGACTGTTTCTCTTAAACTTTTCATGAAACTTTAGGAAATGCAAGGTTAGTTTATTGAGTATGTATAGTTTCTGAGCTTATTTTTAGAAGCTTGTTTGTCTTCTAGAGCTAGATAGAAGTCTAGGAAATAGAGATTTTGAGTCATTATTATAGCACTTATAGTTCAGAAGAGAAATAGAGATTTTTCCAGAAAATtctgattctttttttttttactatttccCTCATGCTCTCTGACTAAGTCCATTCTTCTACTCATGATGTACTATACTAAAAGTTATATATTATAAGATTTTAGGAGATTTTTTTACTCTCTTTTAATACCATATATTTGACTGCAATGTGTCTTTTGGACTAATAATAGATTTATGGTGCTATAAAATCTTGAGCTTCTTGCAGTATTATTTGAGGTCAGGGGGATGTAAATTTGGAAAAGCGTGTAAATATAACCACACTAGAGGAAAGACTTCTGCAGCACCATTAACACCAGTTCTAGAGTTTAACTTTGTTGGTCTTCCAATCAACatcatttgtaacgccctggctaccccataacagttacggtgaacggtggaccggaaatttgattCATTGCCTGaatcctttggtcaaaaacgtgctctaagtgtaattaacaggataaggtataaaaccaataaaaaggaaatggagattttattacaagctgctctgcagagctaaacaaaacattaacaagttgttctcagtacaaaatggtctctactgtttcaaatttacaatcccgccgacctaagcggcaaaaatagggtaaaccccctagttcctctgagaacatcttgaccgtggtggtcaagcggccgcatatgtacacaccaccacatcagctctccactcaaggctaggtgagcttttctttccctttacctgcaccacatagcacccatgagccaaggcccagcaagaaaacataacactttatataaacattatcaaatgattatcgttataatcacactgagcataaagctgtCAAACAAATGggtaaacaccacatgaggttctgataaaccacactgagtgactgccatgcaaatCACTaaatcaaatgggagagtggctgctgagtaagccactagcctccaagcgcttatttcattcatcgaccctcggggtcggtctggcattaatgctctttgagtcattcaatgctaataatcgattagatcaaatcttactggcttgcgtgacacacgccaaggccgtcctgactaataagtcagctcattgtgaccaatgcccaataccactgccgaacctgactaataagtcacagcttcacaatgaTACTAGCACTCTtgtcaaacctgactaataagtcagtgccatgcacaaatgagcaacatatgctaagcattccatatacaatccatgtccatattctcacaatcatCATGCTTCACGAatatccacgcatgtcacatttggggtgcagttttcttacctctggtccgagctagaacagataaaagaatgaccctgagaacgatcgaccttttgatcctttagcggttacctggtcataaccaaattatgggattccatcaataaaatgaataataaaaggttcccaaaccaaaacctaaccttcgggacctcaaacactactcaaccgggtagtaggttcaatcccgaggccttaggcttgcatccgcgagccaaaaagctctctttggccaaaaatgccttaagggccgcggccctccttggccatgctgcggcccgcccctcaaacagaggcaccTAAACCCAGCcttcaccaagggccgcggcacaccctggccatgccgcggcgcaacacccatttaagccaaaacccctgtttttcttcctctacgatttcacttagaaccaacccttcaaacccaacttaaacaccacccaaacctctctcaaacacccattaacacccctaaacaacactcaaaactctccctcatcataacccaaggcAACCCCTtaaaacctccatcaattccaacaatcctccataaaaacacaaactgaaaCTTATATttaaaacagggcaaaaccagaaaagttatgatcaaagcttacctcaaacttagtattgaaccctctccaatggctgaaccaaaaccacaaccttagccccttgatttcctatcttagctccacacttgagctcaaaattccaaagaagagaactatggagatgaatgtacgggaaggagaagatgaagcaaactctgttttgggttctatttcacagccatccatacatcatatatatccacataccaaaagaccattatacccctaggcataataaagcttctaaaacctctcaagggcaattttgacattttccacctacaccgttaatcataattaacgcttcccaattcccactaatctcaaaatcctcaaacatcaatatttcacatcccgttaccctttaatacccggtaacaccctaatcattaaaacaccccgagactcaccccgagccccgagcttaagcctgttatgaccaaaccgacatttaacatttccttgatcgtctcatgccaaatggctcgaacaaacccatatcataatgtggtctcaatttatatcaccaacatgcattcaaataaccaatttaccctcaacgggccaaattaccatcacacccctgtataaagaaatatggactcacatgcatgcatttcacatcatatcataatataatcaacacatacatgcattttatcatttaataacataattaaacaagtatggccctcccggcctactgttcacaccgTTAAACACAACAGAGAATTCGGGGCACTACATCATTGTTCTGTCTATATTTTAACCTTTCAACATATAAAAGCTGCAATAGTTGCTTGTGGTTTATATCGCAGGGTGAGAAAGAATGTCCATATTACATGCGATATCTAGAACATCTGCCATTTCTGTCAAGGTCTGCTGCTATTTTCCGGGTAAGTTATTATTGTACCAGAAATTCTACTCATTTCCATGCTTATTTAAAGGGTAGCGATGATACTAAGTTTTGAAGATTGGGAGTCTATTCAAAGATTTTAGTTTGCATTTGACATTAGTTGCTTCTGCTTGCAAACTCTGGTTTTATTAATGTACTTTATCCTTTATATGACTTCAATCTGTTACTTTTTTGCTTGAATGGtccttttttttaagaaaaaattatttgGTGGTTGCTTTTTGATGGATGCGAAACTATGTGGTAAGTTTGTCTAAAACAAGTAGGAGAACTATTAAGAAATAGCTTAAGAATCATGTTTCGGTGATGAAAATAGTAATCACCCTTTCCCttgtcatatttatttttatcatttaagtgatgttttttttcttttaaatatgtaCTAGATACTTTTCTCCTAATGACTGTGAAACTGATTTATATTTCATGTGACACAGTGGGTTCTTCAATAGTACAATTTTTTAACAACATTTAAGAATTTTGTTCATGTTATCTTTATGGTGGATGGCTCTTGAGAGCTCTCCAccacatatataattatatttcaagcttacacacacacacacacacacacatatatttaaatatatacatatattgattgaaaatagtttattaaaaaataagatactgttttttaattgaatttggCAGCAATTTctgctttcttcttcttctttttttcctgAATGTTTGTTGGAGTTATCAATTTAAGTGTTGATTAGATGTGCATTTTTTTGTTTAACTTATCCTTTTTAGATATTTACGACATTACCCATTTAGACAGCGGGGATTAATTTTTGGGGGAGAAAAATATGTTGTATGTGTCATGAGTTTCTGTAATTTCCATAGGCTCTCACAAATAGCATCTAATTTTCTGATTTGTAATGCACAGGAGTGTTTTGATCCTATTGTAGCAAGATCTGGTCGTGATTTGATTCCTGTTATGGTGTATGGGTAAGCAAAGTTAGCCTATTAGTTTGCGATTTATGTGATAGTATATTGGCAAGCAAAGAATCTTAATTTATGATGTCTTTTGCTTTGGAAATTTGCAGAAGAAACATTTCTGGTCAAGAGTTTGGAGGAATGTACTGTGTAGTTTTCACTGTGAGCTACTACGCCTTttctaatattatattgggcaatATGTTATGTTAATGTTCTTTCTTTAATTGGTTATTGATACGAGTATAATACCTTTCTTCTGCAAATGCATCCATCCACACAGGTCTATTGTTGTATCAGCTGGTCTTCTTAGGATATTTGGTCGTGAGGTAGCCGAGCTTCCCATAGTGGCGACAACTAGAGAACACCAAGGGAAAGTAGGAACAAAtgaaactttgattttttttgttcttcttagtattttagttttcttttcgtTAATGTtaagaagcagaagaagaataGCTACTAAGTTGGTATATTTTGGTTTGTTATAACAGGGCTATTTCCAAGTATTATTTTCATGTATAGAGAAGTTGTTGGTTTCCTTGAATGTGGAAAACtttaagaacattttgttgttgatgacagtgttgaatgttttaaactaatttgtggattgttaatataatgttgaatgtttttactatttgttatttgaaaatcaagttcatttgatgatgctagtatatattagaaagctaattttaattctataaaaaaattaaaatataatagaataaattagtgttatataaatgaatatataatgagaatttaaacttatctaaatattaaaataatacgaaaaatgtgttataatatctattacaataacactttttataagtaaagaattttgttatgcaaacttcattatataacacaaataatgtgttatactaaagtgtagtataacacaaatttataagtattgaaatgtgttatataatcgactataaataatataattaaacacttatctatttattaaaataacacagaaagtgtgttatcgttgacagtataataacacatctgtataacaatgataaagtgttatgtaaagtaccctgacctacgataacatagtcggtttTAACActtcaaaaagtgttatggtatgttttaataacacatttttggtgttattaaaagcattttttcttgtagtgaatataattcacataaacatgcatatattcatttaatggcataattaaacagttatggccctcccggcctactaatccagccattaaaccgcactAGGGttttcagggcattacaagagcggccatggcatccctttgcCGACGGTCCATttccgcctgccgctcactcagctcctggtgCTGGCATTTGATTTCCCTCTGCTACATCGCCATTGTCTctgcagcattctcctgattggccctcaaattagccaactcGTCCCGCAACACTCCCAGTGTTTCcctcagtgtttcagaatctaattcctcctcttaaaactctaaatgtggttcactcttagccacatttgggggaggaggttgggatgatgcagTGCCAATGGTCTGTCCAgccttcttggatgtcttcgccattagattttcttacagttttttatcaatctctcaatgaaagcaccagaatgttgacccttgatttggccaatgacacagagtcaaatatacgacaggaaatgagacgacaattaagaatttaatctaatggaaaagaagaaaacaccaacaatttatagtggttcggccccaaagaatggtaacgacctacgtccacttagtgatgttattaatattgagtctcaaagccgtgatcaaagaactagggttcttgagtttcaaaatctttgagagaattacaataaaatgatggataatcgcactatagctctctctctcaatattcaggaaaaagattcaaagatcaaaagtcccctccttgagctatttcatgcatatttattggctcaaggggggttacatggtccattgtgtaatgacccaactattctagaccttagaccattaataactactatattaATTATAAGAAAACGTACATGCGAAAACATTATAACTTTATTatgtaaagaaaatgttgaatacataaaaatgtgATTAGGAtaagggatcccattgttttgaaaataaaacaaaacataacttaaataaatgggttacaaaatcaagtgcggaaaataatacatagaaatcataatttaaagacttaaagacttcatcctctaatcgaacactcagtccatcgattccatcctgcctcaatacacatccccaagctgccaagaacctttcccgccgccatagctattttcctgcacatataaacataaaggaatgagcctaatgcccagcaaggaaaaactaacaacataaatcatatacataaaatttatatcatatgctaaaaacatatcataaacatatactataagcatATCAGAAACATaggtcatatactactacaatggccattatactacttggggcttgttaactaatcaagtcatatgcccattatatttgtgggtcttgctagctaagcatgtcatatgcccataaatttattggggcttgttagctatacaagtcatatgcccaagtctatcaacatacataatagaacatttcataacacaacataacataagataacatataacatatcatataacatataaaatcctatcctattttccttaccaaaatactggaatatgagaacaagatcgggactttggaacactcctaaaaaccataatatagaggtgagtatactaaagaaaagagatggaaagaataaactacaccattgaaacgatacttaccaacgaaaaccttaagttcgaagaacttagatgctaACAAAGAATAGAgaatatgagttaggatttgaatagaaaaaatataagaacttaaggaaacaatacagaaatgaactagaatttggaatacctttaaTGATTCTATGATCAAACTactcctcgaaaccgaaatatactataaaccttacttcccgagtgtttattaagcttataatgattaagcttataaccccaacccaagtgtttatcactctatagtctcactagcgcctggaaggctctgatcaatgcttgaagaatgaatgaaaaggcttggtgctaggtcctatttatagagttctaggaataaaaatcttctttttggctttgaataaaaataatgactttaattgaaaatatttgaatattcttcagccaaaggcttaggacttggtcaaattgttcagagagaggtttaaggagtcaaagcttgattttcaaaacaaaaataataaaaacaaaatagaatcctaacttctaactccctaaatctcgtaactctaaactcacctgcagtaaaatcaatatatatggagctgtaggactccaatttagactctatttatacCGTTATaaatctaattcaattatctacaactttatagaaatactatttttcgaaattcataacataactgggtcaaaaataggtcgaaagttacagtaccctaaagttatgaaaaatctatttacaacctaatccataaataaataaaattgtgacaaatgtcatgctcctaaaagattttggtgaagactaagtcttatatttcccttattttatcattaaaataataattccttaataatcatgcatatgacaaatgtcataatcttattggctctatctaaaccttaggaataaccatgctcacgacaagtgtcatattcttattggctctatctaaaccttaggttataataattgtcatattaataaccaacaatattaatcaaacattatgttataattaatattcttaaactataggttaaacttataaaatctacaagtgttactacgagtgtccaactaagtcccggcttgaaccaaaatccacagtcataaacatactacaactactactagctattactattactactactatctaactagctaagtaaagttctt
This genomic interval from Humulus lupulus chromosome 8, drHumLupu1.1, whole genome shotgun sequence contains the following:
- the LOC133795730 gene encoding uncharacterized protein LOC133795730, translating into MAPPQSFSVMKCKGEKECPYYMRYLEHLPFLSRSAAIFRECFDPIVARSGRDLIPVMVYGSIVVSAGLLRIFGREVAELPIVATTREHQGKGYFQVLFSCIEKLLVSLNVENFKNILYTLTNLPGGLPSLLHVFKISAVMTH